A window of Drosophila sulfurigaster albostrigata strain 15112-1811.04 chromosome X, ASM2355843v2, whole genome shotgun sequence genomic DNA:
TCCTCGGCTCTCGACACTTGGCTCACTTGGCTGGCTGCTactttggttgctgttgctgttgttgttgttgttgttgcagatgATGATTTCGTTGCTTTGCTCTCGATTTGTTTGCTCTCAGACAAtgcacatttaaatattaattttcacaTGTATTCGTTTACAGTTTACGTCGCGTATTGTACAATATTTCTTTCCTTATTGTCCGTTTCgagatattttctttttgctgctgctgcttcactTGCTACGCGTGATTGTAAAATTGCCTTTCGCAcaattgcattcaaatgcTAAATAGCACCGTTTAAACAgtaacagaaacagaaaaaaaaaaaaaaaaaaacgatgcTGAGAAAATTGTGGGAAACTTGGAAACGTGGCTCGAGCTCAATGCGATCTACGATCCGTGCAGGCGTTCAAAAGTCGCGCGACCAACTGTGGTTGGCGCTGGCGCCGCTCTTGGTTTTTATGctcgatgacgatgacgacgcagacgcagacgcaaacgacgtcgacgacgacgacaacatcagcagcaacagcagcaacggcggcaataacaaccataacaacaacggcagcagcaacatcagcagcgtCTTCGTTGCAGCAAGTCCAAGTCACTTggccagtcagtcagccagcgGGACGAGAGCGTGCGGAACGGGAGTCATAGACGAGTTCACAGGCAATGACACCACACGTATGCATCTATGTAAGTGCACATACGTGTGTAtaaatgtatctgtgtgtgtgtgtgtgtgtgtgtgtgtgtgtgtgtgtgtgtgtgtgtgtgtgtgtgtgtgtgtggttgaaGGTGTAGGTTGTCAGACGCTAAGAAATGCCAGATCAGTTGGAGTACGCAAATGCATAGTTATAAATAATGGCAATAAAGCAAGTTCTAGAGCAGCATCACACTATCCATGAGATACAATTGTATCTGCAGCAGACGGAATACTTGTATATGCACAttcttgttttgcttttttttataaagcaTTGTTTATTGCACTGCCCGCAGTGATTGCTTGGGAATGGTGcaaatcatttgaattaactgcaaactaattaaacaCACATAGCTTAAAgtacacatattttttatgatgttcataaataatacaacGAGACTTAATTGCGAATGATTTTCTAATGAAAAGTATTCTTagtaaacttttttattaaaaaatctaTTTACAAACCAATATAAACAATAGCGTTATACTTTATTCTAAACCTATTCCAAAAGACttctttatattaattatatatttacactTATTAAGAACCTACAGAAAGgcttaataaaatacattttgaattttatattttacgcTATCAATACAGTATTCTCAATCTAATAATCATGCTATATTTGAGTAAGACATTATTTTGCTAGTGATAGTAAAAATTCAATGATAGGATAGATAAATAGAAAGACAGATAGATAAATGTCTTCATTCGTGAGATATgttagatagatagataaataaatagatgttagatagatagatagagataagttcaaatatataaagtgaGATAGGTAAATATACTTAAGGATATgctgaaaaagaaacaacttTTTGTACAAAAAGAAATCTAAACTTTATTGAAAAGAAGCTCTATGTTCTATTTAAAGCTactaatcataaataatatttgcccATACTCAGGGCAATCGTTTTCAGCTCATTAAATAAGGATTAAAGTCAGTTAGAGTGGGTTATAGATTTATGCATCGTTATCGATGACAACCATTTGACAGATGACAATAACTTTTCAAATCGAAACTAAGTAATCGACCTTGCGTTTTATTGACACCTTTTCATTGATTGGCGTTTGGTGTTTGGCGTGTGAATAGCTGATCCAATTGTTTAGGTGTGATTCCTTTCATTTTACGAAATTTCTTTTTAGAAAGACAATTTTTATTGGTCTTCTGTCCAGTTCAAGTTCAAAgtcataaaaaacaataacaacaaatacagaaaaaaaaaaactggcgcaatattttttttttgagttggaTGCATGATGATAGCCGAGTGTTATCGTCACGAGATTCAATCTGGAGAGACCTTTCATTTTAgatgaatacattttatggTTATTATTATGGCCATTACGATTTCTGTAGCTGACACAAAAGCCAAGCACCACCAGCGACGACGTCGACCAATCGAAACTGAATTTGCATAAAGACAATTGCAGAGcgaactcgaactcaaactcgaacacgaagcaaaagcaagagtTGATCTTCACGAGTAGCGACTGCTCCACAAGTAGTGGCAATTTAATTGGCGCATTAAAGTTGGCAACCAAGTCGAGCGTTGGGATTGGGTTAAAAGATTTCAGATTGGGTTTGCTGGATTTTGGATTTGTGGGCTTGCGTGAAAAGAGAAATGGCATAACAAAAGGCGGCAAAATGCAAACGTCGCTCAACTGTATTtctgtttgtttcttttcgtcAGTTTTGTAATCTAGTTGGTCGAAATGAAGTGCCAGCTAAAACACCAGATAACGataatagcaataaaaaataaatatttgaaaaggaGACGAAAGCAAGATgagaaaaatcaaatcaaaacgaaaaataaaacaacaccAAATAGTAATACCGAATATCACGCGCCATCGTCGCGTCGTCGCAATCGACAATCGGCAATCGGTTGCATTgtttgaaagttttttttgcgtttttacAAATTCGCTTTGATCTCGCTTCGATAGGCAAATAAacagcaattgaaatgttgaTCAGACCCAATCGTCAGTGGGTTAGCCTGTTGCACAATCTTCGCCTCCACCTCTGCCTCTCTCCTATCCCCTTCCCTCTCTACTCCTGTCTGTTGTCTGAGTACCTTCGAGTCGAGTCATCGCTTCAATAGTGTCAGTCGGTCAGTTAATTTGTATGCATGCATATTATAGATATGTcactgttattattattactatactatatattattattattgttcataatttattacagtatttttgttttcaactgtgtgtgtgtgtgaagatGCGGcccataaaatatgaaatatcaTAATGCTCGGCAATGATAATGCAGCTTAGTCGCCATCGCCCATCGCCCATTTGCAGAAGGTTAACCGTGGGCTTTGCCCCTGCAGCTGCAAAGATGACTCGATAATCGCAAGAGTCAGCACAACGACTAGCGAATACACTACACACGTGAAATctgcaataacaaaatgaaatataaattctaaagTTTTCTGTCGCCAACATAAACAAGTGAGAAACCTACAGTGGAGTGTggtcgactgtgaaatactcgctacccattttgaataaaagcaaaacaaatgctgtattttttttataatatactaaattgatataccaaaaaaatacaaaattatataatcatattaaaaatatacaagattgtcagtcaaagcaacttcCCATCTATTTCTTCCCTAATATATCTGATCGAAACCAAATTTGCAGGAATCAGAAGCTATAGCTATTATTGTGTGTAGCTAAATTACGCTCGTTACTCGGTTCTATCTCTTACGGtctttgagatctaggtgttaaTACAGTCGGACGGACAGGCAGgtagacggacagacaggcatggctatatcgtctcggctattgatgctgatcaagaatataagttacccttttaccctatggtTAGCTGGTATAAAAGTAGTCTGAAAGATTGAGCTCGTGTTGCATGCAACTCCACAGCTGGCAGTGTATTTTATAGTGAAAAGtggcaaacaaatatttgtattgtacAGCGACACAACAATCGACATGCATTCGATTCCGAACCGAAGGTGAGTTCCCTATTATATTTGAGATACTATGGAGCATCTGGAGCATCGAGCCCTTGGGCTCACACAAGGTTATATACATTCATCTTCAGCAATTGTCTAAATGTGACCCATAAAATTTAACCAAGCACTATAAATTGTACAATCGCAAATAACTCgataaacaaattacaatttgcttatattgttttataatatttttttttacattaattGTAGAGTTAAACTGCGTCTTATTGCGCATTTTTAACGGCTTTTAACTTTTCGAACACTACCgaataattcaatttacgGCAAAATGAATGGGATTTTGATGAGATAATGAAGATACTTTGCACTCGCgctgtgctgttgttgtgcctcAAAACACGTTTTGCTCTGTCgaccatttatttatttattttgctttttttcgcAACTTCTCAGCCAAATTGGCGTTGGCAGCCACATCAGCTATAACAACATTGTTGTCTTCACAGAGAAGAGAATAAAAACAATGTCTTAGATCACACGCGATGGAAagttcatttgcatttgaacaAACGACCTTTTTCTTATCTGTATAACATACAATTTGCTTGCCACTTAGTTAGTTGGTCTATCAGCTACAAGTATCTCAGCTATGTACTCTGCAACGGctcattattcatttatttaatggaGTTGTTCACACCAAAGGATCGTGTAGAAATGTCAAagataaatcaataaaaatatatattcattttgaattgatAAAGTGAAGAGATAATTGTTTAACTGGAAAGGTAATTCTTACTACTTTAACAAGGttaagaatttattattatcgacACTATTTTGACTATTTGGAATAAATTGGAAACTTATAGTTCttagcactttaattaaaactaagaatgactattttgctatttttgattttatattttttttttgaatttcatttcatttatttttagtaaatgaTGTTCAAAATATGGAATATTtagaaatgtatattaaattcagcactattttaataatacaaatctttaaatataGTCAACtctattataaaaataaaaatttataaatattccgTTATAATGGACATCATTTAAGTGATTAGTTACTTCCTGAGCATTATCAAATTTTGTCTTAATATCCAATTACACGAATTGATCCTCGAGTTCAATGTCATAAGGTTAGGTCTAAAAATTTGCCAGGAAATAAAGCGAAACGTGTGCCTAACGTAATCACAGTCCTTGAGCGGAAACTTGGGCAGATTTTGCGCATTTAATTGATGGCAAACAAACCGCActgaaaacacacaaacataagcacacacatgcacaacacatgcacaacacacacgcaacacACAATGCAACAATTAGGGCCTCAGTTTGTTTGGCAGTGGCAGCCAACTTGGTGGCAACTTCATTAACAAACGGCAGATGCGActcagttgttgttgaagtggctgctgctgatgctgatgctgtggcaTATTGACAACGCTTCCTACTTGCATAAATTGTACAGTTGGAGAGAGACTTTCTGAAATGCAAGCGAAATACATACAACAAACACACTGCCACACAAATCATAATTTTTGAGCCGCATTTCGTGAAGACGTtgatgccaaaaaaaaactgcaataGAGACTGGGTCTTGGGTGCAGCTTTTAGAGCTGGTGcatgtggttgctgttgctgttgttgctgttgctgttgatgatgatgcggcCAGCCAGTAATTGTTTGCTGTATATGCTGGATGTTTGCTTTATGGACGCGAttacatcagcagcaacagcaacagcatcagcaacttCAGCAGCTCATCGGATCGTCGAGCAAAGACACCAAAATACTCGTATTGCACTCAAAAAGTTGTCGCATCTGTTCGATTGGTTTCGCCACGTTTTAAATGGCTTGTCACAAGGCTTGTGTTATGTGAGCACAGCTCAACGGGATGTAATGTGAtagacacacaaaaatacacaaattctTGTATAATCAGACCAGTTGTTAAGCTTTATTTCAACTGTCTCTAAAACGAATCAAATTGTTCACATAAGTCAATTAGTTTATTTACTGATAATTGAGTTCAAATGCTGAAGAGTTAGCTTACAAAATTTCTAACTTAGATCACTGAATCCACCCAAAGATAAGATATGCAAAATGTATGTCATAAAACATTGTAgaagaaaaatattgaagtaTTCAAATAATCAAAGATGCGCTTGACACCTCAGGAGATGTTCAAGTGTTCATCAGCTGCGGCACATTATACATTGAAATAGAAAGAATTATCTTAACTAGGGGAGGTTCATAAGAGCTAAGCAACTTTCGGAAGCTAGTATTGAAAGAAATAAACATCGGTTTTCAAACAGAATTTTCACCCGAATCGATGTGTTCATACAATTGCAAATTAGCAAAGCGtgctttaataaataaatgaaaatgcataataaaatattaatattaaataaaaataacaaaaaaaatcttaacTAACATACACAATTACTATTGCTAGAAATGCGATTTCGAACTAAGTAAATTTGGTAATTTTCGTTGCATCGCCGCTGGGTAGCGATTTCTTTACAATGCGACGTCCCTCAGGCGCTCCTTCCCCTCCCTTGGAGTTGCGCTTGAAGAGTCGCATGCTGGGCACAGCATATGCTAGCGTATGCCGCTGCACTGGACGCgattgctgatgctgctgcagtaGCCGGAGAACCTCCCAGCTGGGTATATACGAGTCCAGCAGCGATTTCGATTCACGACCAGCAAACAGATCAGGCGTTGGATCTGGCTGCGAGGGTCTGAAGGGCTTCGCATAGCCTGAGCTGTAGCCAGTTGCGCCTGGTCGACGCGTTGTGATGCTTATAAAGCTGGGTGGATAGGGCAATGGGATCCGTGGAGCTGTTGCATAGTTGCGCTGTGGCAGCGGAGCGTAGGCAAATTGCTTTGATTGGGGGGGGGGAATTGGTGATAATTGACTGGGAGGTGGATTGTATGTGGATCGTAggggctgctgttgctgctgcacgtAGGTGTACGGTGGTCGCAGTGGACGTGGCACTAGTCTGggcagtgggcgtggcagggcATTGTCATTTAGATACTGCACGCCATTTAACTGAAGCTGCAGGTCCAGATCAAAGGGAACAATGGGTTGAAGCAGTCGCGTTCCCGACtttattgctgctgccgtcgtcgttgttgttgttgctgctgttggtgttgtcgcTGGCGTGGGcaagctagagagagagagagagagagagagagagagagagagacggggAGTGTCAGTTTAATGGCATTTAACGAGCTGCTCTTATCTAATCTCAGCGATTTATTATGGCAATCATTGCTGCCATTTGTCGGAAGCCAACGGCGGCAATAGTCGTGAGTGAAACTGGCGTTTCAACACCCACCCACACAATACATCCCCCCCCCCCCCCCATCTGCGGGTCCACTGCACATATctatcagcaacagcaattaagCTGGCATTAAGTGCGCGGAATTAGACCGCAGCCAGACCTAAATGTCTTTAAGGGCCTACTTTGGACTTGCAATTTGCACCCATTTTGCAGCCAATTCAATTGACAAATGAACGATACTCACAACAATTTGCCTGCCAACAGTTGAACGATAAACGTAATTCAATCTTGAGGTCCGCACTCTGAAGTGGTGATTTTTATTAGTGTATAAATGTTGCTAAAATCTAATTTATACTTGAGCATGATTAATATGCGTTCACCTTAACAAAATtcataacattattattttgtagaaTGTATTTTTGTTCTACCCCAACTAGAATTATTTGAGGTGTAAAATTATTCagtacgtatacgtaatatgcgCAAAGCTAAGCATTTTGATGCAAagtacgtatacgtaatgtatGCATCCCAAAAATATTGGTGactaatttgaaaataatgacttcaattgtaataaacaacaatatctacttcattttaataatcaaCATGATACTCTTATtgatgattatttttaaatgttttgccggctaattaattgaattattctAAACATAGAGTCTTTAccttcaaatttaatttttgcttcgaataattattattgcgaAACTGACTTTACAAATATCTAATGTACTCtgtttaaattcaataaacatcTAAACAATCGGGCTTAAGCATTGCCTAGGAACTCTAAGGTAAAATATAGAATCTTATAAGattgatttcaaataaattttaaaatagaagagcaaaagtatttttgcttccaatattgtatattcttttatagtacttaatcaatattattttaaatgtaatatgcTTACATAATATTACAATTAGTGTATGAAAAAAGGCCATCAGTGAAGGTATTTTGTTACTTGACATTACCTACTTCATAATAAATGTATCGAAATACTATTGAGTTTTTAATACCTATAAGGCTTgtgaataaaatgttattctattaaaaaacgtattatttaattatatttatttaaaaacctGCATTAGGCCGATGTCATAATCGGGTACAAATCTTTTTGGATTATTTGCGTAATACACGTTTCTTCTCATCGAGAGCTCTAATATCTGTCACgctatttaaaattacaacgGAAATGTTGGAGTGCGCAGATATTGTTAGCAATCACAACGAAATTCGATGTTCTCACGCTTAAAACATTGACTATATAAGCACTTGATGCGTTAAGTTACAACTTTAGTCAGCGcgtgaaattatatatttgaataatgcTGCGATTGAGCGTCTGGTTacctttgttgttgctgcacagCAGTGTCGTCTGCGTGTTATCACGGAGAACATGGgactttgaaattatttcgGGAACTTACTACTCATCCGATGAGGATTTAGTGAAGGTCAGAGACGTACATTTGAATTGGATCTCATTAGGTAAATCGGTTTTTTCAGCAACAGTCGAGGTTAATTACGTGGTCAATGAGGATACGACGGTGAGCTAGTGCTTAATTATTCACAAtcgctttaaaattaataattgattatGAATTCAGTTTGAATTTCTTATGTTTTATAGTCGAAGGGGTCGAACCAATGAATATTTTCAAAGCCCTTACCAgataccaaaacaaaaattaaccCAAGCCTTTTTGgacaaatattataatgtCTACGTGAGTTCGAATTTGGAGAactgttcaaatattttgaaaacagtCAAGCTACCAATAGAGGCAAGAACGTACATATTAGAAAAATGTTCTTTGAGTGAAAACGGGTTTCCCGATTTCCTACCTTATGGATATTATAAGTTGTTTATGGCGCTTTATGAGGAAGTCTTTTATGTCAATGTTACCTGGTTTGTTAAGGTGACGCCGAAATTGTTGTAGTGATTTAAtgattctttaaataaaattgcatcTGCAAGTTATGTGCATCATATTGGCTTTCAGTTTTAAACGCCCActtcatattcatataatattcatcttcatattcatattatacgaataaaataatgtttcatctaatattcatattatacatataaaataatgtttcacgttaaaacaaaataaaatctaagATATTAACATTTATCGAAGTTGTCtagtttttagtatatctTACTCAACGTTCTGTAAATTacagaaataaaatttctaCTAAAAtacatgtttttatttgtcaCGTGTTATGAGTGCATGAGATTTCATAATTGTAATCAGATATTACGTAATTGTAATCAGAGTtcataaattgataaaaataagcGTTATTCAAGATACCATCGAGCTGCCCATTTTGAAGTTGAAACTTCAAACCGCAAATCGCATAAAAGTCGACTCTATAATATTTGTGAACATTTGTAAAATTGAGattaataattaatgattTGTATGCCTTTATGCAACTTGAACACAGTTTATATAATCTTCGGGTAAGAATCTCATTTAGATATAAATGAACATTTGTCAATTTCTCACATATACTTGTATTGAGAATTCACGagctaaatttaattgctcACTCTTGCCTAATTATTGTGGTAAAACTTTTGATTTCCGAGTATCGTCCACTTGAAGATATAGTAAAGTTGTGTTaggaaataaattgaaataaataatattataatatttaatatgtataaaataaatttataattatataaatgtgtaaaCTCTGAAGCAAAATAAGTGTTGTAGCAACAAGGTCTGCAACACAGCGCATTAAGCTTTAGTTTCGTTTGGTTTGAAGACTCACTAAAAGTTGAGCTACAAATTGGTTTTTGCGCACACTAAAAGCTTTAGTTTTCGCTGCAGCTTTTAGTGGCGAAACGTTGCATACTTACACGACGTTGCCATTGGGGCCACCAAGCAGTAGCAGACTGTCCGGCAGGTGAGAGGGCAGCGCGTAGCCAGCGCTgagctgttgatgttgcaaatgcaattgccgCAAGCGCTCGGCTTGCTCCAGTTGAGCGGCATCATGCACATAGCTGGGTGGCACGCTGGCTGCCACACTAGGATGCCACTCGTAGTGGTTGGGCAACAGTGGCGGACGATTGAGATCGAAGGGATGCggctgctgtagctgttgctgttgttgctcctgctcGCGTTCCAAGTCCTCCAGACTCAATTGCAACGATGTATTCTCATCGTCATAGACTCGCGAAGGCGACAACACGGCGCGTGCGGCTGGCAGCACTGCGAGCAGTGCCCAGAGCAGAGATAGTTGC
This region includes:
- the LOC133848227 gene encoding uncharacterized protein LOC133848227 — its product is MQLSLLWALLAVLPAARAVLSPSRVYDDENTSLQLSLEDLEREQEQQQQQLQQPHPFDLNRPPLLPNHYEWHPSVAASVPPSYVHDAAQLEQAERLRQLHLQHQQLSAGYALPSHLPDSLLLLGGPNGNVVLPTPATTPTAATTTTTTAAAIKSGTRLLQPIVPFDLDLQLQLNGVQYLNDNALPRPLPRLVPRPLRPPYTYVQQQQQPLRSTYNPPPSQLSPIPPPQSKQFAYAPLPQRNYATAPRIPLPYPPSFISITTRRPGATGYSSGYAKPFRPSQPDPTPDLFAGRESKSLLDSYIPSWEVLRLLQQHQQSRPVQRHTLAYAVPSMRLFKRNSKGGEGAPEGRRIVKKSLPSGDATKITKFT